DNA from Leptospira koniambonensis:
GCATTGAATGGAGATATAGGAGAGAAGGTTTTTCCTCAAGGATTGGGTCTTGCAGTTTCCCCACTTGTAGAAAAGACAATCATTGGATCTATTATCTCTGTAATCTTTTTTTCCGTGGGACAGATTGGAATGATCTTATTCTCAGTTTATTATAAACTTTGGATCCCTTATAAACTCAGATTAGAGTTAGAGGAAAAACAGAATCTTGCAGCAGGAACTGCGTTTGCTGGGGCATTACTTGCGATCGGGATCTTACTCACAAGAGCATTGTTTAGAGAATTTGAATCCTTATTTCAAACAGGGATCTTATTATTATTAGATCTTGGGCTTGCATTTATAATCATTCCTATTTTACATTTTTTCGCGGACTGGGTGGTATTACCTGGCTCCACATTAAAGGAAGAAATAGAAAGAGATCAAAATTTCGGAGCAGGTCTTTTGGAAGCAGTAGTGCTTGTGTCCTTCTCTGCTATTATATTTTTTGCAGTTTGAATTAGAATAAATCTTTAGAAGAGTATAATTTCCATTCAAGATGGTAAACTTTTTTGATCCCAAAGTCGCAAGCTGCTTGTAAAATCATTTTTTCATCCGATTCTTGGGATAGGATAGAATAAGCATCAGTAAGATCAGAAACGATCTCAGCAAAAATATATTTATGAGTAGGTAAGAAGGGGGAAAGTCCTCTCTCTTCGAAACCTCGCAGCGCTCCTAAAAGTCCTGCGAGTAAAATTCTACCGAGTGGTCTTGCTCTTTCTTTTGGAAGATCTAAGCCTGCTTCTTTTGCCGCGACTAAAAGTTCCTGGAGAGGAATTCCTCCCGATAAAGAATTTAAGGATGTTTCTTCTCCTTCCTGCATAAAGAAAGAATAAGATATGCTTCTCGAAAGTAAAGAACTTCTGGATATGCTAAAAGATATCGCGGAGACGAATGGATTCCAATTATTCGGAGCAGGCCCGGCTTCTGTTCCGACTCCAGACAAGGAGAATATTCTTCATTGGGTGGGAGAAGGTCGTCATGGAAATATGGATTGGTATCCTAAAAACATGAATCTTCGATTGGAACTGGAAGGACTTGGATTCAAACCTGAATCAGTGATCGCATTAGGTGCATTATACAACGATCCAGATTATGAAAGCTTGGATCTACCTTATAGATTTTCTAGATACGCGATGGGAGAAGATTATCATTCTGTTCTTCGCAAAAAAGCTTCTGGTTTAATGGAATTTTTAAAGAAGAAGTTTCCGAACCAAAAATTCAGACAAGGAGTGGACTCTCTTCCTGTTCCTGAAAAAATTTTAGCGAGAGAAGCAGGCCTTGGTTGGATTGGAAAAAATACAAATTTGATCCATGAAGAATATGGATCCTTCTTTTTTATCAGTTTAATTTTTACGGATCTTCCTCTCAGTTTTGTTTCCGTCCAAGCGAAGGACAGATGTGGAACTTGCAAAGCTTGTATAGATTCATGTCCTACAGGCGCCTTGGAACCTTACAAAATTGATGCTCGAAAATGTATTTCTTATAAAACGATAGAAGATAGATCTGAGGATGTGGACTCATTACATGGTTGGGTATATGGCTGTGATATTTGTCAAGAGATCTGTCCTTGGAATCAGGTCAAAGCTCGTAAGAAAGGTTGGAAAACGGAAATTGGTGAATTTAAGATCCGAGATCTATTCAAAAAAGAAAGTCTCTCGGATCTGGATGAGAAAGAATTCAAAACGTATTTCCAAGATTCAGCGGTAAGTAGGATATCCTACAAACAGATGAGGAGAAATTTAACTGTTTGGGAAAGAGATTCTTCCAAATCTTGAAGACAAAAGTTTATCCACTAATGCCAAAAATCCTGCGATTAATAAAAACAAAACAAAGATACCTACAATATTTACCATAACTCCTGAATAGCCTAACCGAGGGACATCCATAATATTATAAGGATACCATTCCATGATGGCACCTCTTACCAAAGTGAATATTGCATAAGCTATCGGAAGAATTGCCGCTATAAGAATTCGACGAAGAGTTACAACTTTTGCTGGTCCAAAAATGATCCAACCAACCACTGCAATTATAGGTGCGATATCGTGTTCTAATCTACTCGCTGTATCTGCAATGATATCATTCTTAGGAACAGTCTGGAGAACGAAGTTAAAAACAATTCCTGTGATCGTAATATCTATGATCCCAATCAAACGCCAAATATGAAAATTAGAAGAAGTCCGTTCCAAATTTAACGCGAGAAGGAGTGTAGTGATCCCTAAT
Protein-coding regions in this window:
- a CDS encoding DUF350 domain-containing protein, coding for MDFVWKYISLLGKDLAFFVLGFLVFYIGKKLKDWTEPRKLDEELVKSDNSALALSLSGYYIGVIILFITIVSHPGENGDLIGDLFQVSSFSILGVILLLLSQKINDGLILGGIDAIEEIYEKRNLAVASVLFGGTIASSFFIAAALNGDIGEKVFPQGLGLAVSPLVEKTIIGSIISVIFFSVGQIGMILFSVYYKLWIPYKLRLELEEKQNLAAGTAFAGALLAIGILLTRALFREFESLFQTGILLLLDLGLAFIIIPILHFFADWVVLPGSTLKEEIERDQNFGAGLLEAVVLVSFSAIIFFAV
- a CDS encoding LIC_11502 family protein; the protein is MQEGEETSLNSLSGGIPLQELLVAAKEAGLDLPKERARPLGRILLAGLLGALRGFEERGLSPFLPTHKYIFAEIVSDLTDAYSILSQESDEKMILQAACDFGIKKVYHLEWKLYSSKDLF
- the queG gene encoding tRNA epoxyqueuosine(34) reductase QueG, whose product is MLLESKELLDMLKDIAETNGFQLFGAGPASVPTPDKENILHWVGEGRHGNMDWYPKNMNLRLELEGLGFKPESVIALGALYNDPDYESLDLPYRFSRYAMGEDYHSVLRKKASGLMEFLKKKFPNQKFRQGVDSLPVPEKILAREAGLGWIGKNTNLIHEEYGSFFFISLIFTDLPLSFVSVQAKDRCGTCKACIDSCPTGALEPYKIDARKCISYKTIEDRSEDVDSLHGWVYGCDICQEICPWNQVKARKKGWKTEIGEFKIRDLFKKESLSDLDEKEFKTYFQDSAVSRISYKQMRRNLTVWERDSSKS
- a CDS encoding Pr6Pr family membrane protein, producing the protein MQTSKLNLTLARLVFASTALVCFVGVLLELWYAYHHQSSLPPNAGFTRTFGPGFDNLLNQFVFFTTQSNLILGITTLLLALNLERTSSNFHIWRLIGIIDITITGIVFNFVLQTVPKNDIIADTASRLEHDIAPIIAVVGWIIFGPAKVVTLRRILIAAILPIAYAIFTLVRGAIMEWYPYNIMDVPRLGYSGVMVNIVGIFVLFLLIAGFLALVDKLLSSRFGRISFPNS